In one window of Prevotella sp. E13-17 DNA:
- a CDS encoding DUF262 domain-containing protein: MQTTLMTDLTVKEICEGFVYNQLEGKGLFGWSGKLTIQPEYQRNYLYAENDGKKEVAVIESMLKDYPIGLIYFNEPEFGRYEILDGQQRITSIGRFVTGKFAIKDKFGMEQYFTGLNPEEQEKILNYKLLIYICNGTEKEIKEWFETINIAGVPLNKQELLNATYSGPFVTKAKETFSNSRHPQLQKWSCYVKGNANRQEILHEALVWVAKGEENVGGYMSQHRNEDSIEELKTYFDTVIEWAKTLFGEPKSEMRGLEWGAFYEKYHANSYNPSHLQQRVNELYADEAVTNKRGIFEYLLGGEIENSLLNIRVFEDSVKKTVYARQTNEAREKGISNCPECAKGHENVRTKIYKITEMDADHVTAWSNGGSTSIENCQMLCKTHNRAKGNR, encoded by the coding sequence ATGCAAACGACATTGATGACCGACCTTACGGTCAAAGAAATATGTGAGGGCTTTGTATATAATCAATTAGAAGGCAAAGGCCTGTTCGGATGGTCTGGAAAACTGACTATTCAGCCAGAGTATCAGCGCAATTACCTATATGCTGAAAATGACGGAAAGAAAGAAGTTGCTGTCATAGAAAGCATGCTGAAGGACTATCCAATTGGACTGATATATTTTAATGAACCAGAATTTGGACGCTATGAGATACTTGACGGGCAACAGCGTATTACAAGTATAGGTAGATTTGTTACTGGAAAGTTTGCTATAAAGGATAAGTTTGGCATGGAGCAATACTTCACTGGACTTAACCCTGAAGAACAAGAGAAAATACTCAACTATAAACTCCTTATCTACATCTGTAATGGTACAGAGAAGGAAATAAAGGAATGGTTTGAGACTATCAACATAGCTGGTGTGCCACTAAACAAGCAGGAACTGCTGAATGCCACCTATTCAGGACCATTCGTTACAAAAGCAAAGGAAACCTTCAGCAACTCGCGCCATCCGCAACTGCAAAAGTGGAGCTGTTATGTTAAGGGGAACGCTAATCGCCAGGAAATACTTCATGAGGCGCTTGTATGGGTGGCAAAAGGAGAAGAAAACGTTGGCGGCTACATGAGTCAGCATCGTAATGAGGATAGCATAGAAGAACTGAAAACCTATTTCGATACCGTAATTGAATGGGCAAAGACTCTGTTTGGTGAGCCAAAGAGTGAAATGAGAGGATTGGAATGGGGAGCGTTTTATGAGAAATATCATGCCAATTCTTATAATCCTTCACATTTGCAGCAACGAGTAAATGAGCTATATGCCGACGAGGCCGTGACCAATAAACGTGGTATTTTTGAATATCTGCTTGGCGGTGAGATAGAGAATAGTCTGCTAAATATACGCGTCTTTGAGGATAGCGTGAAGAAAACAGTCTATGCACGTCAAACAAACGAAGCGCGTGAGAAAGGCATCAGCAACTGTCCTGAATGTGCAAAGGGACATGAGAATGTGCGCACCAAGATCTATAAGATAACAGAAATGGATGCCGACCATGTGACGGCTTGGAGCAATGGTGGTAGCACTTCTATCGAAAACTGCCAAATGCTTTGCAAGACGCATAACAGAGCAAAAGGGAATAGATAA
- a CDS encoding adenine-specific methyltransferase EcoRI family protein, protein MANTNLANAKTAKNDEFYTQYADIQKEINAYLEYNPDVFRGKTVLLPCDDPEWSNFTKFFAQNFETFGIKKLISTSYAVESKKIKDWQPTLFETDSPYYDADKSRTNGKIFVLDEDINNDGRFNINDLHWNYLEGDGDFRSDEVRTLRDEADIIVTNPPFSLFREFMMWVIESRKLFVCIGNMNAVAYKEIFPLIKTNKIWLGNGFNAGNAFFGIPETASKEYVEGVYDAKTNLVKFRNCCWYTNIDHGRRHEPLPLMTMEDNILYSKHKEIKGKGYVHYENYDAIDVPYTDAIPSDYDGLMGVPRTFLDKYCPDQFEIIGNAEGDSGKELGFKPYPRELRKLNKSLRDGQPYYIDENGYPQKPFGRIIIRKKQ, encoded by the coding sequence ATGGCAAATACGAACCTTGCAAATGCAAAGACGGCAAAGAACGATGAGTTCTATACACAATATGCAGATATTCAGAAAGAAATAAATGCTTACCTGGAATACAACCCAGATGTATTTCGTGGTAAGACAGTGCTATTACCTTGCGACGATCCAGAATGGAGTAACTTTACCAAGTTCTTTGCACAGAATTTTGAGACATTTGGCATAAAAAAGCTTATCAGTACAAGCTATGCTGTTGAATCGAAGAAGATAAAGGACTGGCAACCGACACTTTTTGAAACTGATAGTCCCTATTATGATGCGGACAAGAGCCGGACAAATGGAAAGATATTTGTACTTGATGAAGATATTAATAATGATGGACGTTTCAATATTAATGACTTGCATTGGAATTATCTTGAAGGCGATGGCGACTTCCGTAGTGATGAGGTAAGGACGTTACGAGATGAAGCCGACATCATTGTGACTAATCCACCTTTCTCTTTATTTCGAGAATTTATGATGTGGGTAATAGAATCTAGGAAATTATTTGTGTGCATCGGAAATATGAATGCGGTAGCATATAAAGAGATTTTCCCTTTAATTAAAACGAATAAGATTTGGTTAGGAAATGGCTTTAATGCAGGAAATGCTTTCTTTGGAATTCCAGAGACGGCATCAAAAGAATATGTGGAAGGTGTTTATGATGCAAAGACGAATCTCGTAAAATTTCGCAATTGTTGCTGGTATACCAACATCGATCATGGTCGACGCCATGAACCACTTCCTTTAATGACGATGGAGGATAATATCCTTTATTCAAAGCATAAAGAAATCAAAGGTAAAGGCTATGTCCATTATGAGAATTATGATGCAATCGATGTTCCTTACACTGATGCAATTCCATCTGACTATGATGGATTAATGGGAGTTCCACGAACATTCCTAGATAAATACTGTCCAGACCAGTTTGAAATTATTGGTAACGCTGAGGGGGATTCTGGTAAAGAACTTGGCTTTAAGCCATATCCTCGTGAATTGAGAAAATTAAACAAAAGTCTGCGAGATGGTCAGCCTTATTATATTGATGAAAACGGCTATCCGCAAAAGCCTTTTGGTAGAATTATAATCCGCAAAAAACAATAG
- a CDS encoding GSCFA domain-containing protein, whose translation MEFRTKVHIPSYPFSIEPLEEILFVGSCFADSIGSRFKEERFPVVVNPYGVMYNPVSVLHTVMRTDAKPRVAFLTLGTNHVYRLKETGEIVDNCQKRPQRLFQEEELSVQQCVDALQQVVDELSARRSDVQVVLTVSPIRYQKYGFHESQLSKATLLLAVHELVARNPGVAFYFPAYEIVLDELRDYRFYQPDMIHPSTQAVEYIWEKLVETLFSDSAKQFLKEWKPIKEALGHRPFHPESDTYREFIEKTHQQEKDLLARYHKVL comes from the coding sequence ATGGAATTCAGAACCAAGGTTCATATTCCCAGCTATCCATTCAGCATTGAGCCCCTCGAAGAGATTCTCTTCGTGGGCTCTTGCTTTGCTGACAGCATCGGCAGTCGTTTCAAGGAGGAGCGCTTTCCGGTCGTTGTCAATCCCTACGGTGTGATGTACAACCCCGTATCGGTGCTTCACACCGTCATGCGAACCGACGCCAAACCGCGTGTGGCGTTTCTGACGTTGGGCACCAACCACGTCTATCGCCTGAAGGAAACGGGCGAGATTGTTGATAACTGTCAGAAGCGTCCGCAGCGTCTTTTCCAGGAAGAGGAACTGTCTGTGCAGCAGTGCGTTGATGCCTTGCAACAGGTGGTCGATGAGCTTTCCGCCAGACGTTCAGACGTTCAGGTTGTTCTCACCGTCAGTCCTATCCGTTATCAGAAGTACGGCTTCCACGAGAGCCAGTTGTCTAAGGCCACATTGTTGTTGGCGGTCCACGAGTTGGTGGCTCGCAATCCCGGTGTCGCCTTCTATTTCCCCGCCTACGAGATCGTCCTCGACGAGTTGCGCGACTACCGTTTCTATCAACCCGATATGATTCATCCATCGACACAGGCCGTAGAATATATCTGGGAGAAGCTGGTAGAAACGCTGTTCAGCGACAGCGCCAAGCAGTTTCTGAAAGAATGGAAGCCCATCAAAGAGGCCTTAGGTCATCGACCTTTCCATCCAGAAAGCGATACCTATCGCGAGTTTATAGAAAAAACGCACCAACAAGAGAAAGACTTGTTGGCACGCTATCATAAGGTTCTCTAA
- a CDS encoding YfhO family protein has product MKSLKPWLLDAVAVLFFVVLAFAYFYPADFEGRVLNQGDISAGVGAGQEQADYMERTGDRTRWTNALFSGMPTYQLSPSYNSDKAISKVADAYHLWLPLNVWYLFAYLLGFYILLRAFDFRQQLAALGSILWAFSTYFLIIIAAGHIWKVMALAYLPPMIGGIVLAYRGKYLLGAVVTSIFAALEVQANHVQMTYYYLFVILFMLIAYLVDAVRKRQMAHFCKATAVVVVGGLLGILANISNLYHTWQYSQETMRGGSELVKGDAGNQTAGGLERSYITDYSYGIGETWSLLVPNVKGGTSTHVIWEDEAAKDILEKEQVELGGGQKAPALAVVGELANPNGYFKDATGGQPIYFTQYWEESLEPGAHGTMGPVYVGAFVLMLFVLGLFIVKGPMKWALLAATILSIMLAWGKNFMGLTDLFIDYVPMYAKFRAVESILVIAEFTIPLLAMLALKEVIEKPEVLSGKNIYYLYGAFAATGGMALLFALMPTLFFDFYSDAEVKLASGILPAPADAQSLLTALSHARQAIFTADCWRSFIIIVIGTLMLLLYRAKKLKALPVVAVLLVLCLVDLWQVNRRYLNPNDEHQFIKKVERRYVRPMTDADRQILNDSSLDYRVLNLAGNLFNENETSYYHKSIGGYHAAKLRRYQDLIDYYISREHSQVFAALQQYNGELQEAPGDSLWPVLNMLNTKYFLLAQQNFYRPNPYAQGNAWFVDKLSYVDNATAEINALRTINLRHEAVADKQFADVLGQASPLDTAAVVKMTAYEPNQLKYQVKSSKGGVLVFSEIYYPGWEATVDGQPVELGRVNYVLRAMRIEGGEHEVVLSFFPQSITTTEAIAYVSLVIIALLVLVLLFFTYRKKQK; this is encoded by the coding sequence ATGAAATCGTTGAAACCATGGCTACTGGATGCAGTGGCAGTGTTGTTTTTTGTTGTGTTGGCATTTGCCTATTTCTATCCGGCCGACTTTGAGGGACGTGTGCTGAACCAGGGAGATATCTCTGCTGGCGTGGGCGCTGGTCAGGAGCAGGCCGACTATATGGAGCGCACGGGTGATCGCACTCGTTGGACCAACGCCTTGTTTTCGGGCATGCCCACCTATCAGTTGTCACCGTCGTACAATAGCGATAAGGCCATCAGCAAGGTGGCCGATGCCTATCACCTGTGGCTGCCGCTGAACGTGTGGTATCTGTTTGCCTACTTACTGGGCTTCTACATCCTGTTGCGCGCCTTCGACTTCCGTCAGCAGCTGGCAGCGTTAGGCTCCATCTTGTGGGCATTCAGCACTTATTTCCTGATCATCATTGCTGCCGGACATATCTGGAAGGTGATGGCGCTGGCCTATCTGCCGCCGATGATTGGCGGCATCGTGCTGGCCTACAGGGGTAAGTATCTGTTGGGTGCCGTCGTGACGAGCATCTTCGCTGCTCTCGAGGTGCAGGCCAACCATGTGCAGATGACCTATTATTATTTATTTGTCATCCTCTTCATGCTCATTGCCTATCTCGTTGATGCCGTTCGTAAGAGGCAGATGGCACATTTCTGCAAGGCCACGGCGGTGGTTGTCGTGGGCGGACTGCTTGGCATTCTGGCTAATATTTCTAATCTGTATCACACTTGGCAGTATTCGCAGGAAACCATGCGTGGGGGTAGCGAACTGGTGAAAGGCGATGCCGGCAATCAGACTGCCGGTGGACTGGAGCGTTCGTACATCACCGACTATAGTTATGGCATCGGCGAAACCTGGAGCTTGCTGGTTCCGAATGTGAAGGGTGGCACCTCTACGCACGTGATATGGGAGGATGAGGCAGCCAAGGATATCCTGGAGAAAGAACAGGTGGAGCTGGGCGGCGGACAGAAAGCACCTGCCTTGGCGGTGGTTGGCGAGCTGGCTAATCCCAATGGCTACTTCAAGGATGCCACCGGCGGACAGCCCATCTATTTCACCCAGTATTGGGAGGAGAGCTTGGAGCCTGGCGCTCATGGCACGATGGGGCCTGTCTATGTGGGTGCCTTTGTGCTGATGCTCTTCGTGCTCGGACTGTTTATTGTCAAAGGTCCCATGAAGTGGGCGCTGTTGGCAGCCACGATTCTGAGCATCATGCTGGCATGGGGTAAGAATTTCATGGGGCTGACCGACCTCTTCATCGACTATGTGCCGATGTATGCCAAGTTCCGTGCCGTCGAGTCCATCCTTGTCATCGCCGAGTTTACCATTCCTCTGTTGGCCATGTTGGCACTCAAAGAGGTGATTGAGAAGCCCGAGGTGCTGTCTGGCAAGAATATCTATTATCTCTATGGTGCCTTTGCTGCAACGGGCGGCATGGCACTGCTCTTTGCACTGATGCCTACGCTGTTCTTCGATTTCTATTCCGATGCTGAGGTCAAGCTGGCCAGTGGCATCCTGCCTGCACCTGCCGATGCGCAGTCTTTGCTCACGGCACTGAGCCATGCACGTCAGGCTATCTTCACGGCCGACTGCTGGCGCTCGTTCATCATCATTGTCATTGGCACGCTGATGCTGTTGCTCTATCGTGCCAAAAAGTTGAAGGCACTGCCTGTCGTGGCTGTCCTTTTGGTGCTCTGTCTGGTCGATCTGTGGCAGGTAAACCGTCGCTATCTGAACCCTAACGACGAGCATCAGTTCATCAAGAAGGTGGAGCGCCGCTATGTGCGTCCGATGACCGATGCCGACCGTCAGATACTGAACGACTCGTCGCTCGACTATCGTGTGCTGAATCTGGCTGGCAATCTCTTCAACGAGAACGAGACGTCATACTATCATAAGAGCATTGGTGGCTATCATGCCGCCAAACTTCGCCGCTATCAGGACCTGATAGACTATTATATCAGCAGGGAGCACAGCCAGGTGTTTGCAGCGCTCCAGCAATATAACGGTGAACTGCAAGAAGCACCAGGTGACAGCTTGTGGCCTGTGCTCAACATGTTGAACACAAAGTATTTCCTCTTGGCACAGCAGAACTTCTACCGTCCTAACCCCTATGCACAGGGCAATGCTTGGTTTGTTGATAAGCTGAGCTATGTGGATAATGCCACTGCCGAGATTAACGCGCTGCGCACCATCAACCTTCGCCATGAGGCTGTGGCCGACAAGCAGTTTGCCGACGTGCTCGGACAGGCCTCGCCGCTCGACACGGCTGCCGTGGTGAAGATGACGGCTTACGAGCCTAACCAGCTGAAATATCAGGTTAAGAGCAGCAAGGGTGGCGTACTGGTGTTCTCTGAAATCTACTATCCCGGTTGGGAGGCTACCGTCGATGGTCAGCCCGTAGAACTGGGACGCGTCAACTACGTGCTGCGTGCCATGCGTATCGAGGGTGGCGAGCACGAGGTTGTGCTCAGCTTCTTCCCGCAAAGCATCACCACGACCGAGGCCATTGCCTATGTTTCGTTGGTCATCATCGCGCTTCTGGTTCTGGTACTGTTGTTCTTTACCTATCGTAAGAAACAAAAATAA